The following is a genomic window from Meriones unguiculatus strain TT.TT164.6M chromosome 7, Bangor_MerUng_6.1, whole genome shotgun sequence.
TCAGttattcttcttttttctatCATTAATCACAGAGTTCTACctcctggctgccatgtcctttGATCGCTATGTTGCCATCTGCAGACCACTGCACTACCCCATCATCATGAACAGCAAAGTGTGCCACCTGCTGGTCCTCAGCTCCTGGGTGACCGGGTTCTTAGTCATCTTCCCCCCTTTGCTCTTGGGACTCAAACTGGATTTCTGTGCCTCCAAAACAATAGACCACTTCTTATGTGACACGTCTCCTGTCCTGCAGCTGTCTTGCACAGATACACGTTTCATAGAATGGATGGCTTTTGCCTTAGCTGTAATGACACTTGTCATCACCTTGATCTTAGTGATCCTCTCCTACACACTCATCATCAAAACCATCTTAAAGTTCCCTTCAGCTCAACAGCGGAGAAAGGCCTTTTCCACCTGCTCCTCCCACATGGTTGTGGTCTCCATTACTTATGGAAGTTGTATCTTTATGTACATGAAAACATCAGCCAAGGAAAGGGTGACTTTAAATAAAGGTGTGGCTGTGCTCAACACTTCTGTGGCTCCTTTGCTAAACCCTTTTATTTACACCCTAAGGAACCAGCAGGTGAAGGATGCTTTCAGGCAGTTGCTTTACAGACTGTGTTCTTCTCAAAACAACGAATTAAGATTTAGGCATAAATAGCATGCTCCTTGAACATGAATGGAAGAAGGAAATATA
Proteins encoded in this region:
- the LOC110541227 gene encoding olfactory receptor 6C6-like, which translates into the protein MKNQSAEIVFILLGLTDDPQLQILIFLFLFFNYTLSMMGNLVIILHTLLDPHLKTPMYFFLRNFSFLEIAFTTVCIPRFLTSILTGDRTITYNACAAQLFFFFLSLITEFYLLAAMSFDRYVAICRPLHYPIIMNSKVCHLLVLSSWVTGFLVIFPPLLLGLKLDFCASKTIDHFLCDTSPVLQLSCTDTRFIEWMAFALAVMTLVITLILVILSYTLIIKTILKFPSAQQRRKAFSTCSSHMVVVSITYGSCIFMYMKTSAKERVTLNKGVAVLNTSVAPLLNPFIYTLRNQQVKDAFRQLLYRLCSSQNNELRFRHK